A region from the Triticum urartu cultivar G1812 chromosome 1, Tu2.1, whole genome shotgun sequence genome encodes:
- the LOC125529754 gene encoding disease resistance protein RGA5-like, whose amino-acid sequence MAGVGVGTGAMNSLLGKLTALLSDEYNLLKRVRKEIQFLERELSGMRVLLERLADMEEKLDGLAKGWRDRVRDLSYDIEDCIDRFMDRLGSGDAKPKFMKRTARRLKTLWARHDIATQIKELKTRVMEESERRGRYKLDESYYGATKTVEIDPRITAIHEEVKGLVAMDGPMKHVIALLMDESKELKVVPIVGSGGLGKTTLAMEVYRKIGLGGDFQCQACVSVSRTLELVKLLKDILSQTDKDAYKECQSWEKEQLIREIKHILTGKRYLIVIDDVWKEQDWKLVKAAFPENNNGSRIIATTRITGVAKLCCSVSDEQPYQMAPLDDADSRRLFFKRIFYSNDSCPCELEEVSARILKKCGGLPLAIITFASLLASKAHNKDEWERLQDSIGTGSSFDNDGNLKGMKDILLHSYLDLPHHLKTCLLYLCIYPEDSMINIKLLKWKWIAEGFIATQWGSLDQVAHNCFNELVNRNMIHPVYGNYGSSVKYCRVHDMVLDLIISLSDEENFATVLNGRICNSFPNKIRRLSMQSSGKGHKGAVDAITETTVHVRSLTVFMLHKQIPHLVDFHALRVLDLEKCYWLENKHVKHIGSSCQLRYLRIGGFKITELPGEIGKLQHLETLDLRDCDSLLRLPSTVAELRKLLRLFVSRNTQLPAGGFWSLQALEELSFQETDDPVRFAEEVNESGKCNLRYLRTGGEIAKRLFCSPCCTYPCLQVLKIESIFRVEMVPRGMASLKNLVKLCIWVKEFDKEGLQVLMGMPSLAHLELGIIGGSNEKLIIGTDGFKLLKVFYFHYLRPRFVVEVKPTGGLRLTFAPGAMQALHYLRLDLNPMFVASDFFEDLGVEHLPGLAQLEVEISCFRATPRRVKALECSVEKANNLLPKCRIRVSRALEDYMLKDDKEWEEVVANRISGEERRPEE is encoded by the exons ATGGCGGGGGTGGGCGTTGGGACGGGGGCGATGAACTCCCTCCTGGGCAAGCTCACCGCCTTGCTCAGCGACGAGTACAATCTTCTCAAGCGGGTCCGCAAGGAGATCCAGTTCCTTGAGCGCGAGCTCAGCGGCATGCGAGTCTTGCTGGAGAGACTAGCGGACATGGAGGAGAAACTCGATGGCCTGGCAAAGGGCTGGAGAGACAGGGTGCGCGATCTTAGCTACGACATAGAAGACTGCATCGACCGCTTCATGGACCGCCTTGGAAGCGGAGATGCCAAGCCAAAGTTCATGAAGAGGACGGCGCGCCGGCTCAAGACTCTGTGGGCGCGCCATGACATCGCGACCCAGATCAAAGAGCTCAAAACTCGCGTCATGGAGGAAAGCGAGCGCCGTGGCAG GTACAAGCTTGACGAGAGTTACTACGGTGCAACGAAGACGGTGGAGATAGACCCGCGGATAACTGCCATCCACGAGGAGGTCAAGGGCTTGGTGGCAATGGACGGCCCAATGAAGCACGTCATTGCCTTGCTGATGGATGAGAGTAAGGAGTTGAAAGTGGTGCCGATTGTCGGATCAGGAGGGTTGGGGAAGACAACCTTGGCCATGGAGGTCTATCGCAAGATTGGATTAGGAGGAGACTTCCAGTGCCAAGCTTGTGTGTCAGTGTCGCGCACACTTGAACTGGTGAAGCTCCTGAAAGATATCTTGTCTCAGACCGATAAAGATGCATACAAAGAATGTCAGAGTTGGGAAAAGGAACAACTAATCCGTGAAATCAAACATATCTTGACAGGAAAGAG GTATTTAATTGTTATTGATGACGTATGGAAAGAACAAGATTGGAAATTGGTCAAGGCAGCATTTCCTGAGAATAATAATGGTAGCAGAATAATTGCTACTACACGCATTACAGGTGTAGCTAAGCTATGTTGTTCCGTCTCAGATGAGCAACCCTATCAAATGGCACCTCTAGATGATGCTGATTCTCGAAGATTGTTCTTTAAGAGAATTTTCTACTCAAATGATTCATGTCCTTGTGAACTGGAAGAAGTTTCTGCTAGGATTTTAAAAAAATGTGGCGGACTGCCACTGGCTATAATTACATTTGCAAGTTTGCTTGCCAGTAAGGCACATAACAAGGATGAATGGGAGAGACTGCAAGATTCCATTGGTACTGGTTCTTCGTTTGATAATGATGGGAACTTAAAAGGGATGAAAGATATATTGTTACATAGTTACCTGGATCTTCCCCACCACTTGAAGACTTGTTTATTATACTTGTGTATATATCCAGAGGACTCCATGATCAATATTAAACTGTTGAAATGGAAATGGATAGCGGAAGGATTCATTGCTACACAATGGGGAAGTTTGGATCAAGTAGCACATAACTGTTTTAATGAGCTCGTTAATAGAAATATGATTCATCCAGTTTATGGTAATTATGGCAGTTCAGTGAAATATTGTAGGGTCCATGATATGGTGCTTGACCTTATTATATCTTTATCGGATGAGGAGAATTTTGCCACTGTCTTAAATGGGCGTATATGCAATTCTTTCCCAAATAAGATACGTCGTCTGTCCATGCAATCTAGTGGGAAAGGgcataaaggggcagttgatgcAATTACAGAAACCACGGTACATGTTCGCTCACTGACTGTGTTTATGCTGCATAAGCAGATACCCCATCTCGTGGACTTCCATGCTTTGAGGGTGTTGGATCTTGAAAAATGTTATTGGTTGGAAAACAAGCATGTAAAACACATAGGAAGTTCATGCCAGCTGAGGTATTTGAGAATTGGCGGTTTTAAAATTACTGAGCTTCCTGGTGAAATTGGAAAGCTGCAGCACTTGGAGACTCTGGATTTGAGAGACTGTGATTCACTTCTAAGACTGCCATCAACCGTGGCGGAGTTGCGGAAATTGCTGCGTCTATTTGTCAGCAGGAACACACAATTACCTGCAGGTGGGTTCTGGAGTCTGCAGGCCTTGGAGGAGTTAAGCTTCCAGGAAACTGACGACCCAGTGAGATTTGCGGAGGAAGTAAATGAGTCGGGCAAATGCAACCTTCGCTATCTTCGTACTGGAGGAGAGATAGCCAAGCGTCTGTTCTGTAGCCCATGCTGCACATACCCGTGCCTCCAAGTTCTTAAAATTGAGTCAATTTTTAGAGTGGAAATGGTTCCCAGGGGAATGGCCTCCCTCAAGAATCTCGTGAAACTATGCATATGGGTCAAGGAATTTGATAAGGAGGGTCTCCAAGTTCTCATGGGCATGCCTTCTCTGGCCCATCTGGAGCTTGGCATAATAGGAGGGTCCAATGAAAAGCTGATCATCGGTACTGATGGATTCAAACTGCTAAAGGTCTTCTACTTCCACTATTTACGCCCCCGTTTTGTTGTTGAAGTGAAACCAACGGGTGGACTGCGGCTAACATTTGCACCAGGTGCTATGCAAGCACTCCATTATCTCCGTCTTGACTTGAACCCAATGTTTGTGGCGTCCGACTTTTTTGAAGACTTGGGTGTCGAGCATCTTCCAGGCCTTGCACAGCTCGAGGTCGAAATCAGTTGTTTCAGAGCAACTCCACGCAGGGTGAAGGCTCTTGAGTGTTCCGTTGAAAAAGCAAACAACTTGCTCCCCAAGTGCAGAATCCGCGTCAGCAGAGCCCTTGAAGATTACATGTTGAAGGATGACAAGGAGTGGGAAGAGGTCGTCGCAAACAGAATCTCGGGCGAAGAGAGGAGACCAGAAGAATGA
- the LOC125529777 gene encoding putative F-box/LRR-repeat protein At5g02700 has protein sequence MEDAAAAAAAVPGAHALASRRSDDRQVPLWSPGLREQQRSVDDLISHLPDDVLGAVVSLLPTKDGARTQVLSRRWRPLWRSSAAPLNLSIDRRFCAGDARKHVAVVSRILSDHPGPARRFSLRQAFPLGQIDRWLRAGSLARLQDLEIAYTRVHGDACHPMPPSALCFAPTLRAAKFGSCEFPALTASPKFPRLKQLTLCRVSISEDSLHGMLSGCIALESLSLDRSIGIGRLCISSPTVRRFSFSPHRDKQGIVTCQELLVQDVPCLERLILHDSHIGPATIRITGAPKLELLGLLSHGISTLKPGTTVLQKTIDVSLTTIMHKVKILVVDSIGPNLDAIVGLLKCFTFLERLYVISHPQEDMNNVRKYDPLDPIECLELHLKKVVLKNYDGNRTQVIHFAQFFVLNAKVLKEMEIGVVNRCNSKWMRFQRKRLQVENRASRDAQIELKWDTKKSFKYHGFSEADPFDMSSC, from the exons AtggaggacgcggcggcggcggcggcagccgTCCCCGGAGCGCACGCGTTGGCGAGCCGCCGATCCGACGACCGGCAAGTGCCGTTGTGGAGTCCCGGCCTCCGGGAGCAACAGAGAAGCGTCGACGATCTCATCAGCCACCTCCCCGACGACGTCCTCGGCGCCGTCGTCTCGCTCCTCCCCACCAAGGACGGCGCGCGCACGCAGGTCCTCTCGCGccggtggcgccccctctggcgctcGTCCGCGGCGCCGCTCAACCTGTCGATCGACCGCCGCTTCTGCGCGGGCGACGCCCGCAAGCACGTCGCCGTCGTCTCCAGGATCCTCTCCGACCACCCCGGCCCCGCCCGCCGGTTCTCGCTCCGCCAGGCCTTCCCACTGGGCCAGATCGACCGCTGGCTCCGCGCCGGGTCGCTCGCCCGCCTGCAGGATCTCGAAATCGCCTACACCAGAGTGCACGGGGACGCATGCCACCCGATGCCGCCGTCCGCGCTCTGCTTCGCGCCGACGCTCCGCGCGGCCAAGTTCGGCAGCTGCGAGTTCCCCGCGTTGACCGCGTCCCCGAAGTTTCCGCGCCTCAAGCAGCTCACCCTGTGCCGCGTCAGCATCTCGGAGGACTCTCTCCACGGCATGCTCTCTGGCTGCATTGCCTTGGAAAGCCTTTCGCTGGACCGAAGCATCGGCATCGGTCGCCTCTGCATCAGCTCCCCGACGGTTAGGCGCTTCAGCTTCTCTCCCCATCGGGACAAACAAGGTATCGTCACTTGCCAAGAGCTGCTCGTCCAGGACGTCCCATGCCTTGAGAGGTTAATACTACATGATTCACACATTGGTCCGGCGACCATCCGGATAACCGGGGCACCTAAACTGGAGCTATTGGGGTTGTTGTCTCATGGCATATCTACACTCAAGCCTGGAACCACAGTTCTCCAG AAAACAATTGATGTCAGCTTGACAACCATAATGCATAAAGTGAAGATTTTGGTTGTTGACTCTATTGGTCCCAATCTGGATGCAATTGTTGGCCTACTCAAGTGCTTCACTTTCTTAGAGAGGCTATACGTCATT TCGCACCCACAGGAGGATATGAATAATGTGCGCAAGTATGACCCACTGGATCCAATTGAATGCCTAGAACTCCATCTAAAAAAAGTGGTATTGAAGAATTACGATGGTAACCGGACACAAGTTATTCACTTTGCCCAGTTCTTTGTTTTGAATGCAAAAGTGCTTAAGGAAATGGAAATTGGAGTTGTCAACCGCTGCAACAGCAAATGGATGCGTTTTCAGCGTAAACGGTTGCAAGTGGAGAATAGAGCTTCTCGAGATGCACAGATTGAACTAAAATGGGATACAAAGAAGAGCTTCAAATACCATGGTTTTTCTGAGGCTGATCCCTTTGACATGTCCTCATGTTGA